One genomic segment of Mangifera indica cultivar Alphonso unplaced genomic scaffold, CATAS_Mindica_2.1 Un_0080, whole genome shotgun sequence includes these proteins:
- the LOC123207460 gene encoding membrane-bound O-acyltransferase gup1-like: MSESKMKKKNHCGSIRGELYFLLAYAAVFYFFVIRRSLQISTDHYKKLYALRPGWLSNFLNDVSDAQWRNFRSNIPILSVVFGVFATLANSLRAIFHFRAKGMSILWLFLSLVYLFYLHGACVIFILSIASLNFLLVKVFARTNYFPFLLWGFNIFFLICNRVYEGYSLSLLGQRWSYLDNFRGTFRWHICFNFVILRMISFGYDYYVAHQDSRFDHKKHVQRCQNCKFGESCLEVLQERSIIESFTFSIYICYLVYAPLYIAGPIISFNAFASQLDVPQSNYPRRDVVWYGLRWVFSLFLMELMTHLFYYNAFAISGIWKLLSPLDVFIIGYGVLNFMWLKFFLIWRYFRFWSLICGIKTWENMPRCLNNCHSLETFWKNWHASFNKWLVRYMYIPLGGSRRKLLNVWPIFTFVALWHDLEWKLLSWAWLTCFFFIPEMTVKSAMTTFQAESAFGEFIFRELSALAGAITITCLMIANLVGYVIGPSGLNWLMSQFLTREGLPVLVGMFITFYVGTKLMFHIQDAKLGQQ, from the exons ATGAGTGAatcgaagatgaagaagaagaatcactGTGGTTCAATCAGAGGAGAACTCTATTTTCTCCTAGCATACGCAGCAGTCttctatttttttgtcattCGTCGCTCTCTTCAAATCTCTACTG ATCACTATAAAAAACTCTACGCATTACGTCCCGGCTGGCTCTCTAATTTTCTCAAT GATGTCTCTGATGCTCAATGGAGAAATTTTCGTTCTAATATACCTATTCTTTCTGTGGTTTTTGGAGTTTTCGCCACATTGGCCAATTCCCTTAGagctatttttcattttagagcCAAGGGGATGTCAATTCTCTGGCTTTTCCTTTCTTTAGTTTACCTATTCTATCTACATGGAGCTTG TGTTATATTTATTCTCTCTATTGCCTCCCTTAATTTTCTTCTGGTCAAG GTTTTTGCCCGAACAAACTACTTCCCATTTCTACTTTGGGGCTTCAACATATTTTTCCTAATATGTAATCGTGTTTATGAAGGATATTCATTGTCATTATTGGG GCAACGATGGTCATATTTGGACAACTTTCGGGGGACCTTTAGATGGCATATTTGCTTTAACTTTG TTATTTTGCGCATGATAAGTTTTGGATATGATTACTATGTGGCCCATCAGGATTCTCGATTTGATCACAAG AAGCATGTCCAACGTTGCCAAAATTGTAAATTCGGAGAAAGCTGCTTGGAAGTTCTACAG GAAAGAAGTATCATTGAAAGTTTCACCTTTAGTATATACATCTGTTATTTGGTATATGCACCTCTTTACATTGCTGGGCCTATTATAAGCTTCAATGCGTTTGCTTCACAG TTAGATGTGCCTCAAAGCAACTACCCAAGAAGAGATGTGGTTTGGTACGGGTTACGTTGGGTATTTAGTCTTTTTCTAATGGAACTAATGACACATCTGTTCTATTACAATGCTTTTGCAATCAG TGGCATTTGGAAACTATTATCTCCTTTGGATGTTTTCATAATTGGATATGGG GTCTTAAACTTCATGTGGTTAAAGTTTTTTCTGATCTGGCGCTATTTTCGCTTCTGGTCACTg ATATGTGGCATCAAAACATGGGAGAATATGCCAAGGTGTCTTAATAATTGCCACAGCTTGGAAACATTTTGGAAAAATTGGCATGCTTCCTTCAACAAATGGCTTGTGAG GTACATGTATATTCCTCTTGGGGGTTCTCGAAGAAAACTTTTGAATGTTTGGCCTATATTCACGTTTGTTGCTTTATGGCATGATCTAGAGTg GAAGCTTCTTTCATGGGCATGGTTAACTTGCTTTTTCTTTATTCCAGAAATGACAGTGAAATCAGCAATGACTACATTTCAG GCTGAGAGTGCTTTTGGGGAATTCATTTTCCGAGAACTCAGTGCACTTGCTGGTGCCATCACAATCACTTGTCTCATG ATTGCGAACCTTGTTGGTTATGTTATTGGACCATCAGGCCTTAATTGGTTGATGTCTCAATTTCTTACAAGAGAAG GATTGCCTGTATTGGTTGGCATGTTTATAACCTTCTATGTTGGGACAAAG CTGATGTTCCACATCCAAGATGCCAAGCTAGGGCAGCAGTAA
- the LOC123207465 gene encoding germin-like protein 5-1, with translation MAAALVTLFVLTFAVALSITVADPDLLQDICVADLNSATKVNGFPCKENPTEEDFFSDILANPGSTNNSLGSLATAANVQKIPGLNTLGVSLSRIDYAPGGLNPPHTHPRATEMVFVLKGELTVGFITTANKLFTKVIKKGETFVFPRGLVHFQKNNGDVSAAVIAAFNSQFPGTQSIALTLFTAQPTVPDNVLTKAFQIGTKQVEKIKSRLAPK, from the exons ATGGCTGCTGCTCTTGTGACTCTCTTTGTCTTGACTTTTGCTGTGGCCTTGTCAATCACTGTTGCAGATCCTGATTTGCTTCAAGATATTTGCGTCGCCGACCTCAATTCCG CTACGAAAGTCAATGGATTCCCCTGCAAGGAAAATCCAACAGAAGAAGATTTCTTCTCAGACATTTTGGCCAACCCAGGAAGCACAAACAACAGCTTGGGTTCCCTTGCGACAGCAGCCAATGTTCAGAAAATCCCAGGTCTAAACACTCTTGGTGTCTCACTTTCCCGCATTGACTATGCCCCAGGTGGCCTTAACCCACCTCACACTCATCCTCGCGCCACCGAAATGGTGTTTGTCCTGAAGGGTGAACTCACCGTTGGCTTCATAACAACTGCCAACAAGCTCTTCACAAAGGTCATCAAGAAGGGTGAAACTTTTGTGTTTCCAAGAGGGCTGGTGCATTTTCAGAAGAACAATGGAGATGTGTCTGCTGCTGTTATTGCTGCTTTTAACAGCCAGTTTCCAGGTACTCAATCCATTGCTCTCACATTGTTTACTGCACAGCCAACAGTGCCTGACAATGTCTTGACCAAGGCTTTCCAAATTGGCACCAAGCAAGTTGAGAAAATTAAGTCCAGACTTGCTCCCAAGTAG